The Candidatus Dechloromonas phosphoritropha genome includes a region encoding these proteins:
- the rpmJ gene encoding 50S ribosomal protein L36, with protein sequence MKVQPSVKCVCRNCKVIRRKGVVRIICKDPRHKQRQG encoded by the coding sequence ATGAAAGTACAACCTTCAGTGAAGTGTGTGTGCCGCAATTGCAAGGTCATCCGTCGCAAGGGTGTCGTGCGCATCATTTGCAAGGACCCGCGTCACAAGCAGCGCCAGGGTTGA
- the rpsK gene encoding 30S ribosomal protein S11 — MAKTATKVKVRKKVKKNVAEGIAHIHASFNNTIITITDRQGNALSWATSGGAGFKGSRKSTPFAAQVAAEAAGKGAQECGVKNLEVRIKGPGPGRESSVRALNALGMKITSISDVTPVPHNGCRPPKKRRI; from the coding sequence ATGGCAAAGACTGCTACCAAAGTCAAAGTTCGCAAAAAGGTCAAAAAGAATGTTGCGGAGGGCATCGCCCACATTCACGCATCGTTCAACAATACCATCATCACCATTACCGACCGGCAGGGCAACGCACTGTCCTGGGCGACTTCCGGCGGCGCCGGCTTCAAGGGTTCGCGCAAATCCACACCGTTTGCCGCTCAGGTTGCTGCAGAAGCTGCTGGCAAGGGAGCTCAGGAATGCGGTGTCAAGAACCTGGAAGTCCGTATCAAGGGTCCGGGTCCTGGTCGTGAATCTTCGGTTCGCGCGCTGAACGCGCTGGGCATGAAGATCACCTCGATATCCGACGTGACACCAGTGCCGCACAACGGCTGTCGTCCGCCTAAAAAGCGCCGCATCTAA
- the rpsM gene encoding 30S ribosomal protein S13 → MARIAGVNIPNHQHAEIALTAIYGIGRARAQKICDAAGVGRAIKMKDLSDSDMDRLRDEIGKFTVEGDLRREVTMNIKRLMDLGCYRGLRHRKGLPCRGQRTKTNARTRKGPRKAIAGKK, encoded by the coding sequence ATGGCCCGTATTGCAGGGGTAAACATTCCGAACCATCAGCATGCTGAAATCGCCTTGACTGCGATTTACGGCATCGGCCGTGCCCGCGCGCAGAAAATCTGCGATGCGGCTGGCGTTGGTCGAGCGATCAAAATGAAGGACCTGTCCGATTCGGACATGGATCGCCTGCGCGACGAGATCGGCAAGTTCACCGTCGAAGGTGACCTGCGCCGCGAAGTCACGATGAACATCAAGCGTCTGATGGACCTTGGTTGCTACCGTGGCCTGCGCCATCGCAAGGGTCTTCCTTGTCGTGGCCAGCGTACCAAAACCAATGCCCGGACCCGCAAGGGTCCGCGCAAGGCCATCGCTGGCAAGAAGTAA